A stretch of DNA from Staphylococcus sp. KG4-3:
GAAACACTAGAACCTGTTTATAAAGAAATTATACGTCTTATTTATCGTGAAGAGATTCCTAAATGACCAAGGAGAACATCGTAAATTTTTTAGGTTTAGCAATGCGTGCTGGAAAAGTTAAAACAGGTGAATCTGTCATTTTAAATGATTTAAAAAAGAACAAGTTAAAGCTCGTAATCATTGCAACAGATGCTTCTGATAACACAACTAAAGTGATACAGAACAAATGTGAAAGTTACCATATATCATTACGCATATTTGGAACGAGAGCTGAATTAGGACAAGCTTTAGGGAAAGCAGAACGTGTAAACATTGGAATCACTGATCAAGGCTTTGCTAAAAAGTTATTGTCAATGATTGATGAATATCGTAAGGAGTGACTATATGAGTAAAAAAAGAATTTACGAATACGCAAAAGATTTAAAATTAAAAAGTAAAGATATTATAGATGAGTTAGCTAAAATGGACGTTGAGGTAACAAGCCACATGCAAACGTTAGAAGACGACCAAATTAAGGCTTTAGATAAAATCTATAAACCAGAACAAGCTCAGCAACCTGCTAAATCAGAGCAGAAAAGCGCTCAAAATAAACAAGCAACGACGAATAATAAAAATAACCAAGGCAACAAAGGTAATCAAAATAATAAA
This window harbors:
- a CDS encoding ribosomal L7Ae/L30e/S12e/Gadd45 family protein, producing MTKENIVNFLGLAMRAGKVKTGESVILNDLKKNKLKLVIIATDASDNTTKVIQNKCESYHISLRIFGTRAELGQALGKAERVNIGITDQGFAKKLLSMIDEYRKE